One genomic region from Anabaena sp. PCC 7108 encodes:
- the trxA gene encoding thioredoxin, which yields MSVTNVTEATFKQEVLESETPVLVDFWAPWCGPCRMLSPVVDEVAAEYEGQVKVVKLNTDQNPTVASHYGIRSIPTLMVFKGGRQVDTVVGAVPKTSLAKTLAQYIP from the coding sequence ATGTCTGTCACCAATGTCACAGAAGCCACATTTAAGCAAGAAGTTTTGGAAAGTGAGACTCCAGTTTTAGTGGATTTTTGGGCCCCTTGGTGTGGCCCTTGTCGAATGCTGTCTCCTGTTGTAGATGAAGTCGCTGCTGAATATGAAGGACAGGTGAAAGTGGTAAAACTGAATACAGATCAGAATCCCACCGTTGCCAGCCATTACGGTATTCGTAGCATTCCCACGTTGATGGTATTTAAAGGAGGTCGGCAAGTTGATACTGTTGTGGGTGCTGTACCAAAAACTAGTTTAGCTAAAACTCTAGCTCAGTATATTCCTTGA
- a CDS encoding peptidoglycan-binding protein has product MSELYLINEILKKGSQGSKVEQLQRILTDLKFNPGQIDGDFGNKTVAAVQQFQQQQGLIADGVVGEITQNALNKSLKNFIVTPNKSQEPAVVQEISLNTNLTGLYGGSSGKVPLPGVALIKEFEGLFLKAYPDPLSGGKPITIGWGTTRKKDGSEWKLGETITKAEAEEILILQLETKYLPPLTKIPVWNELNVNQQGALLSFAYNLGANFYGSSNFQSMTRVLRDKKWDEIETTFLKYRNPGSNVEAGLKRRRQAEAKLFLTPIS; this is encoded by the coding sequence ATTTCTGAACTTTATCTTATTAATGAAATTCTCAAAAAAGGTTCTCAAGGTTCAAAAGTTGAACAGCTACAAAGAATTTTAACAGATTTGAAATTTAATCCTGGTCAAATAGATGGTGATTTTGGTAATAAGACTGTTGCAGCAGTACAACAATTTCAACAACAACAGGGTTTAATAGCAGATGGAGTAGTAGGAGAAATAACTCAAAATGCTTTAAATAAATCTCTCAAAAACTTCATAGTCACACCAAATAAATCCCAAGAACCAGCAGTAGTTCAGGAAATAAGTCTCAATACTAATCTAACAGGTCTTTATGGTGGTTCATCTGGAAAAGTACCCCTTCCTGGAGTTGCGCTGATTAAAGAATTTGAAGGGTTATTTCTCAAAGCTTATCCTGATCCTCTCTCTGGAGGTAAACCTATCACCATTGGTTGGGGAACTACTCGCAAAAAAGATGGTAGTGAATGGAAATTAGGTGAAACAATTACCAAAGCAGAAGCAGAAGAAATTTTAATTCTACAGTTAGAAACTAAGTATTTACCACCTCTAACCAAAATTCCCGTTTGGAATGAATTAAACGTCAATCAACAGGGTGCTTTATTGAGTTTTGCTTATAATTTGGGCGCTAATTTTTATGGTAGTTCCAACTTCCAAAGTATGACTAGAGTTTTGAGAGATAAGAAGTGGGATGAGATTGAAACAACTTTTCTAAAATATAGGAATCCGGGCAGCAATGTAGAAGCAGGATTAAAACGGAGAAGACAGGCAGAAGCTAAACTGTTTTTAACACCAATTAGCTAA
- a CDS encoding VWA domain-containing protein: protein MLENRDYTLIIDHSASMAKPSEKGDTSRWLSLQESAFALARKCEEFDPDGITVYLFSRKFERFDYVTSAKVKQIFEECIPADTTNLVGVLQDAINNYFTRKAAGKSKPNGEIILVITDGRQDDKQAVCEVIINATHKMEHEKELGISIIQVGNDPQATKFLKALDDQLQSIGAKFDICDTVALDDLENMSLVDVLINAIND from the coding sequence ATGCTAGAGAATCGGGATTACACACTCATTATTGACCATAGTGCTAGTATGGCTAAACCATCTGAAAAAGGTGACACTAGCAGATGGTTATCATTACAGGAGTCTGCCTTTGCTTTAGCTCGTAAGTGTGAGGAATTTGATCCTGATGGGATAACTGTGTATCTGTTTTCTCGAAAATTTGAACGTTTTGATTATGTTACATCAGCTAAAGTCAAGCAGATTTTTGAAGAATGTATTCCTGCTGATACGACAAATTTAGTAGGTGTTCTTCAAGATGCCATTAATAATTATTTTACCCGCAAAGCCGCTGGGAAAAGTAAGCCGAATGGGGAAATAATTTTAGTTATCACTGACGGTAGACAAGATGACAAGCAAGCAGTATGTGAAGTTATCATCAATGCTACTCATAAGATGGAACATGAGAAGGAATTGGGAATTTCCATTATTCAAGTAGGTAATGATCCTCAAGCTACAAAGTTTCTTAAAGCTTTGGATGATCAGTTACAAAGTATTGGTGCTAAATTTGATATTTGCGATACTGTAGCTTTAGATGATCTGGAAAACATGAGTCTTGTAGATGTTTTGATTAATGCGATTAATGACTAA
- a CDS encoding aromatic ring-hydroxylating dioxygenase subunit alpha → MNVNAENVSYPRKLKNFNNPERFIEGWYWVIPSRKLRVYEVKPVTVLGKELVIYRGQDKRAVIFDAYCPHMGAHLAEGKVEGNELRCFFHHWQYDAEGFCVDVPCLDEPINVKAKTWPTAEKYGMIWVWTGETPQQPLPFIPELEMEECDSSFGARFITNCHPNVVMINAIDTQHFNTVHKLLSEFIFEKQELNENAITFSKNTPDSEDAFLIKLIRPFYKNSITYSLCYWYGTTGMMTIGPDFLHFYIMFTLRLIENAKTEGQAVFITKKRTSIFGKMYNRFLLWLTEILINYFIKNDSKIFQTIQFNLKTPIQADQSIIHFINHLERQKSLQWETWAIGNSERSPRSGELSRDAEVRDIEKRENREKWRDELVND, encoded by the coding sequence ATGAACGTCAACGCTGAGAATGTTAGTTACCCCCGGAAACTGAAAAATTTCAATAACCCAGAACGTTTTATTGAGGGGTGGTATTGGGTAATACCCTCCCGAAAATTAAGGGTTTATGAAGTAAAACCTGTAACAGTTTTAGGGAAAGAATTAGTAATTTATCGTGGTCAAGATAAACGAGCAGTTATTTTTGATGCTTACTGCCCACACATGGGCGCTCATCTTGCCGAAGGTAAAGTTGAGGGTAATGAATTGCGATGTTTTTTTCATCATTGGCAATACGATGCAGAAGGATTCTGTGTCGATGTTCCCTGTTTAGATGAGCCGATTAATGTCAAAGCCAAAACTTGGCCTACCGCCGAAAAATATGGCATGATTTGGGTTTGGACTGGAGAAACACCACAACAACCTTTACCCTTTATTCCAGAGTTAGAAATGGAGGAGTGTGATAGTAGTTTTGGAGCGCGTTTTATTACGAACTGCCACCCTAATGTCGTGATGATTAATGCCATTGATACTCAGCATTTTAATACAGTCCACAAGCTGCTATCAGAATTTATTTTTGAGAAACAAGAACTAAATGAGAATGCCATTACTTTCAGTAAAAATACACCGGATAGCGAAGATGCTTTTTTGATTAAACTGATTCGTCCTTTCTATAAAAATTCTATTACTTACAGTCTTTGTTATTGGTATGGTACGACTGGAATGATGACGATTGGTCCAGACTTCCTGCATTTCTATATTATGTTTACTTTACGTCTCATAGAAAATGCAAAAACAGAGGGTCAGGCAGTTTTTATTACTAAGAAACGCACAAGTATTTTTGGAAAAATGTATAATCGATTTCTGCTCTGGCTAACTGAAATTTTAATTAACTACTTCATTAAGAATGACAGCAAAATTTTCCAGACAATTCAGTTTAATTTAAAAACACCCATCCAGGCTGACCAGTCGATTATACATTTTATCAACCACCTAGAAAGACAAAAAAGCTTACAATGGGAGACTTGGGCAATTGGGAATTCAGAGCGATCCCCTCGTTCAGGGGAGCTATCGCGTGATGCTGAGGTGCGAGATATAGAAAAACGAGAAAACCGGGAGAAATGGCGTGATGAGCTAGTTAATGATTGA
- a CDS encoding carbohydrate ABC transporter permease has product MTVTPKKLITTPKINTRVKNLGKNIILWMVIALVVLFCLAPVMWQLLTSFKLNQDIAKIPTVYFPARITFNHYIELFTRHPFWRYIFNSAFVSIVSTVLSLGLGAPAAYALARLRPWGGKAIIAAILIVTLFPGILLFLGMLEIVKGLHLGNNYLSLIIPYTAINLPLTILVLRSFFQQLPKDLEDAAKVDGYNTVQMLLQILLPMTIPALVTTGILTFIFAWNEFIFALTFITREEMKTIPVAVAQLGGATVFEIPYGPIAAATVVGTLPLVLLVLFFQRKIIQGLTSGAVKG; this is encoded by the coding sequence ATGACTGTCACGCCAAAAAAATTGATTACAACTCCCAAAATCAACACAAGAGTCAAAAATTTAGGTAAAAACATCATACTTTGGATGGTAATTGCCTTAGTAGTGCTTTTCTGTTTAGCACCAGTAATGTGGCAGTTATTAACCTCATTTAAGTTAAATCAGGATATTGCCAAAATTCCTACCGTTTATTTTCCTGCTCGAATTACTTTCAATCACTACATCGAATTATTCACCCGTCATCCGTTTTGGCGCTATATATTCAATAGTGCTTTTGTGTCTATTGTTTCTACAGTTTTATCTTTAGGATTAGGTGCGCCGGCTGCCTATGCTTTAGCACGATTGCGTCCTTGGGGTGGCAAAGCCATCATTGCAGCTATTCTGATTGTCACTTTATTTCCAGGAATCTTATTGTTTTTGGGAATGTTAGAAATTGTCAAAGGGCTGCATTTAGGTAACAACTATTTATCGCTGATTATTCCTTATACTGCGATCAATTTACCATTAACAATTTTGGTGTTACGCAGCTTTTTCCAGCAATTACCAAAAGATTTGGAAGATGCTGCCAAAGTGGATGGCTACAATACCGTACAAATGTTATTGCAAATATTACTACCCATGACAATTCCTGCTTTGGTAACAACTGGAATTCTCACATTTATTTTTGCCTGGAATGAGTTTATTTTTGCGCTCACATTTATTACTCGTGAAGAGATGAAAACCATCCCTGTTGCTGTGGCACAACTAGGCGGTGCCACAGTATTTGAAATTCCCTATGGACCTATTGCTGCTGCGACCGTTGTTGGCACATTGCCGTTAGTTTTACTCGTTTTGTTCTTCCAGCGCAAAATTATTCAAGGTCTTACATCTGGTGCTGTCAAGGGATAA
- the queF gene encoding preQ(1) synthase has product MSSSLPETVTPASQEMKYGEREIEEGKLITFPNPRVGRRYTIDISLPEFTCKCPFSGYPDFATIYISYIPDERVVELKALKLYINSYRDRYISHEETANQILDDFVAACDPLEVTVKTDFTPRGNVHTVVEVRHQK; this is encoded by the coding sequence ATGAGTAGTTCCTTACCTGAGACTGTAACCCCAGCTAGTCAAGAAATGAAATATGGTGAACGCGAGATTGAGGAAGGAAAACTAATTACATTTCCAAATCCGCGTGTAGGTCGGCGTTATACTATAGATATTAGTTTGCCAGAATTTACCTGTAAATGCCCATTTTCTGGTTATCCTGATTTTGCAACGATATATATTTCTTACATACCTGATGAACGAGTGGTAGAGTTAAAGGCTTTGAAACTTTATATTAACAGCTACCGCGATCGCTATATTTCTCACGAAGAAACAGCTAATCAAATTTTAGATGATTTTGTTGCGGCTTGTGACCCTTTAGAAGTAACTGTGAAGACAGATTTTACTCCTCGTGGGAATGTTCATACAGTGGTTGAGGTAAGACATCAAAAGTAA
- a CDS encoding ATP-binding cassette domain-containing protein, with protein sequence MTKLTGKTESAEIPAQVPKPVILQTLELTRRFEKFTAVDALNISVTAGEVFGLLGPNGAGKSTVIKMLTTLLPASSGKAHLAGYDVTRQPDAVRRVIGYVPQALSADGSLTGYENLLIFSKLYDIPSRRRKQQIAEVLEFMGLEDVAHRLVGTYSGGMIRKLEIAQAILHQPQILFLDEPTVGLDPVARTQVWQLMEELRVNFGTTIFLTTHFLEEADHLCHRVVIMNQGREMITGSPADLKAAIEKPDATLDDVFIHYAGNKLVSGVSYRETARTRRATQRLG encoded by the coding sequence GTGACGAAACTTACGGGAAAAACAGAATCTGCGGAAATACCTGCACAAGTTCCAAAGCCAGTAATATTGCAAACATTGGAACTGACACGTCGATTTGAAAAGTTTACAGCCGTTGATGCGTTAAATATTTCCGTAACAGCGGGAGAAGTTTTTGGTTTACTCGGTCCGAATGGAGCAGGGAAAAGTACAGTAATTAAGATGTTAACTACCTTGCTACCAGCCAGTAGCGGGAAAGCACACCTAGCCGGTTATGATGTGACTCGTCAACCTGATGCAGTCAGAAGAGTAATAGGTTATGTACCCCAGGCTTTATCCGCAGATGGTAGTTTGACGGGTTATGAAAATCTGTTAATATTCTCTAAATTGTACGATATTCCCTCTCGACGGAGAAAACAGCAAATTGCGGAAGTGCTTGAATTCATGGGTTTGGAGGATGTGGCACATCGCTTAGTTGGTACTTACTCTGGAGGGATGATTCGTAAATTAGAAATTGCTCAAGCCATATTACATCAACCGCAAATATTATTTCTAGATGAGCCAACTGTAGGATTAGATCCCGTTGCCAGAACGCAAGTATGGCAGCTGATGGAAGAATTACGGGTAAATTTTGGCACAACTATCTTTTTAACTACCCACTTTTTAGAAGAAGCCGATCATCTTTGTCACCGAGTAGTGATTATGAACCAGGGTAGAGAGATGATCACTGGTTCACCCGCAGACTTAAAAGCAGCTATAGAAAAACCAGACGCAACCTTAGATGATGTTTTCATCCACTATGCAGGAAATAAATTAGTATCAGGAGTGAGTTATCGTGAAACCGCAAGAACTAGACGTGCCACTCAAAGGTTGGGCTGA
- a CDS encoding YciI family protein, translated as MPWFVKIEAGKVDKTTFDQYVPAHRAYVQDLINKGHKAKTGYWSQRGGGMMLFEAASMDEAQAIVAGDPLVQNGCVSYQLYEWKIVME; from the coding sequence ATGCCTTGGTTTGTAAAGATTGAAGCAGGTAAAGTGGATAAAACCACCTTTGATCAATATGTACCCGCCCACAGAGCTTATGTACAAGACTTGATAAACAAAGGACATAAAGCTAAAACAGGCTATTGGTCTCAACGGGGAGGTGGGATGATGCTGTTTGAAGCGGCATCAATGGATGAAGCACAGGCGATAGTGGCTGGTGATCCCTTGGTACAGAACGGTTGTGTCAGTTATCAGCTTTACGAATGGAAAATTGTTATGGAATGA
- a CDS encoding VWA domain-containing protein has translation MMSDRDYTLILDKSGSMSTPDQAGGRSRWEIAQESTLALARKCEQFDPDGLTVYVFSGRFKRYENVTSSKVAQIFQENDPAGTTNLASVLQDTLNNYFQRKASGQTKANGETILVITDGEPDDRKAVFEVIINATRQMERDEELAISMIQVGSDPQATKFLKALDDQLQGVGAKFDICDTVTLDDLEDMSLADVLMNAIND, from the coding sequence ATGATGAGCGATCGCGACTATACCTTAATCCTTGACAAAAGTGGTAGTATGTCAACCCCTGACCAAGCAGGTGGTAGAAGTAGATGGGAAATAGCTCAAGAGTCTACCTTGGCTTTAGCTCGCAAATGCGAACAGTTTGACCCTGATGGACTGACAGTTTACGTCTTTTCCGGCAGATTTAAACGTTATGAAAATGTGACATCATCTAAAGTCGCACAGATATTTCAGGAAAATGACCCCGCTGGAACAACCAACTTAGCTAGTGTACTTCAAGACACTCTGAATAATTATTTTCAACGCAAAGCTTCTGGTCAAACAAAAGCCAATGGAGAAACAATTTTAGTTATTACTGATGGTGAACCAGATGACCGCAAAGCAGTATTTGAAGTCATCATTAACGCTACGCGGCAAATGGAACGAGATGAAGAATTAGCAATTTCTATGATTCAAGTCGGTTCAGATCCTCAAGCTACAAAGTTTCTCAAAGCTTTAGATGATCAGCTGCAAGGTGTTGGCGCTAAATTTGATATTTGCGACACCGTAACTTTAGATGATTTAGAAGACATGAGCCTTGCAGATGTGTTGATGAATGCCATCAATGATTAA
- a CDS encoding GNAT family N-acetyltransferase: MNDLSITITQLLDTDLEKLRKVSREIWCTHYSTIISNEQIEYMLTKMYGTGVIEDEIYNQGIFYDKVLHGSEFVGYLSYGSETKDNINYLKLHKCYLLTSLHGFSYGQNMLFHVYKKALEMDLKQIILNVNKRNEKGIKAYSRFGFRIIDSQVKDFGCGFVMDDYIMGYNF, translated from the coding sequence ATGAACGATTTATCAATTACCATTACCCAGTTATTAGATACAGATTTAGAAAAACTCAGAAAAGTCAGTCGAGAAATTTGGTGTACTCATTATTCTACAATCATCAGCAATGAACAAATCGAGTATATGCTGACTAAAATGTACGGAACCGGAGTAATTGAAGATGAAATTTATAACCAAGGGATATTTTATGATAAAGTCTTGCATGGTTCTGAATTTGTTGGTTATTTATCCTATGGTTCAGAAACAAAAGATAATATTAATTATTTGAAATTACATAAATGTTATTTATTAACATCACTCCATGGTTTTAGCTATGGTCAAAATATGTTATTTCATGTATACAAAAAAGCACTAGAAATGGACTTGAAACAAATAATCCTCAATGTCAATAAAAGGAATGAAAAAGGGATTAAAGCTTATTCTCGATTTGGTTTTAGAATTATTGATAGTCAAGTCAAGGATTTTGGTTGTGGCTTTGTAATGGACGATTATATCATGGGTTACAATTTTTAA
- a CDS encoding ribulose bisphosphate carboxylase small subunit has protein sequence MSYYIAPSFLDKLAVHITKNFLNIPGIRVPLILGIHGRKGEGKSFQCELVFEKMGIEVTLISGGELESPDAGDPARLIRLRYRETAELIKVRGKMCVLMINDLDAGAGRFDEGTQYTVNTQLVNATLMNIADNPTDVQLPGSYDSNPLCRVPIIVTGNDFSTLYAPLIRDGRMDKFYWEPNRDDKVGIVGGIFAPDGLSQKEIAQLVDTFPNQSIDFFSALRSRIYDEQIRHFIHQIGFENVSLRVVNSLEGPPVFTKPDFTLSHLIESGKFMVGEQKRVETSHLVDEYNRLNRGKGSQVTSPVAEISVSKPVVNQTTHLTLETQEQVRQILSQGYKIGIEHVDDRRFRTGSWQSCGSFNIDAHSDAISTLESCLSEYSGEYVRLVGIDPQAKRRVVETIIQRPNGK, from the coding sequence ATGAGTTACTATATTGCTCCTAGCTTTCTTGATAAACTTGCAGTTCATATCACCAAAAATTTCTTAAATATTCCTGGTATTCGAGTTCCTCTGATTTTAGGAATTCATGGCCGCAAAGGAGAGGGAAAATCCTTTCAATGCGAGTTAGTCTTTGAAAAAATGGGTATTGAAGTGACTTTGATCTCTGGAGGAGAATTAGAAAGTCCAGATGCTGGAGATCCTGCGCGGTTAATTCGGTTGCGTTATCGAGAAACAGCAGAATTAATCAAAGTGCGAGGGAAAATGTGCGTACTGATGATTAATGATTTAGATGCAGGTGCAGGACGCTTTGATGAAGGAACTCAGTATACAGTAAATACCCAGTTGGTAAATGCCACACTGATGAATATTGCTGATAATCCCACAGATGTCCAGTTACCGGGAAGTTATGACTCAAATCCTTTGTGTCGTGTACCGATTATTGTCACAGGAAATGATTTTTCTACTCTCTACGCACCATTAATTCGTGATGGGAGAATGGATAAATTTTACTGGGAACCTAACCGCGATGATAAGGTAGGAATTGTGGGGGGAATCTTTGCACCTGATGGACTTTCACAAAAAGAAATCGCACAATTAGTTGATACTTTTCCTAATCAATCAATTGACTTTTTTAGTGCTTTGCGTTCTCGAATTTATGATGAACAAATCCGTCATTTTATCCATCAAATTGGTTTTGAAAATGTTTCTTTGCGGGTTGTGAATAGTCTGGAAGGACCACCAGTATTTACCAAGCCAGATTTTACGTTATCTCATTTAATTGAGTCTGGTAAATTTATGGTGGGTGAACAAAAACGGGTGGAAACTTCTCATTTAGTTGATGAATATAATCGCTTAAATCGAGGTAAAGGTTCTCAAGTAACTTCACCAGTTGCAGAAATTTCAGTTAGTAAACCTGTGGTTAATCAAACTACTCATTTAACTTTAGAAACTCAAGAACAAGTTCGCCAAATTTTATCTCAAGGTTACAAAATTGGGATTGAACACGTTGATGATCGGCGTTTTCGTACTGGTTCTTGGCAAAGTTGTGGTTCTTTTAATATTGATGCCCATTCCGATGCTATTTCTACTTTAGAATCTTGTTTATCTGAATATAGTGGTGAGTATGTTCGCTTAGTAGGAATTGATCCGCAAGCAAAGCGTAGAGTAGTCGAAACGATTATTCAGCGTCCGAATGGCAAGTAA
- a CDS encoding VWA domain-containing protein gives MLENRDYTLIIDKSGSMATPDQKGGRSRWVVAQESTFALASKCDQFDPDGITIYLFSGRFKRYENVTASKVVQIFQENDPSGTTDLAGVLKHATDDYFQRKSANQTKANGEIILVVTDGEPDDRKAVMKVIIEASRKMDRDEELALSFIQVGTDPNATRFLKILDDELQGAGAKFDICDTITMEDMEDMSLSEVLLNAIND, from the coding sequence ATGCTAGAAAATCGTGATTACACCTTGATTATCGACAAAAGCGGTAGCATGGCTACTCCTGATCAAAAGGGTGGGAGAAGTAGATGGGTAGTAGCACAAGAATCTACTTTTGCTTTAGCTAGTAAGTGTGATCAATTTGATCCAGATGGTATAACTATTTATTTATTTTCTGGTAGATTCAAACGTTATGAAAATGTCACAGCCAGTAAAGTTGTGCAGATTTTCCAAGAAAATGATCCTTCCGGGACTACTGATTTAGCAGGTGTATTGAAACACGCCACTGATGATTATTTTCAACGCAAATCAGCTAATCAAACTAAGGCAAATGGGGAAATAATTTTAGTTGTTACTGATGGTGAACCAGATGATCGTAAAGCAGTGATGAAGGTGATTATAGAAGCTTCTCGTAAGATGGATAGAGATGAAGAGTTAGCTCTTTCTTTTATTCAAGTAGGTACAGATCCAAATGCAACCAGATTTCTGAAAATATTAGATGATGAGCTTCAAGGTGCTGGGGCAAAATTTGATATTTGCGACACAATTACAATGGAAGATATGGAAGATATGAGTTTATCTGAAGTGCTGCTAAATGCAATTAATGATTAA
- a CDS encoding ABC transporter ATP-binding protein codes for MAKLELKSLNKTYSPKNIPVKDINLTVDDNEFLTLLGPSGCGKSTILRMIAGLEELTRGQILLGDEDITLRRPGDRNMAMVFQSYALYPHMTVYENLASGLKLKKIPPVEIQHRVTEVSKLLGLAELLQRKPGQLSGGQRQRVAVGRALVRHAQVYLLDEPLSNLDALLRERVRADIKQIFATQKAPVVYVTHDQTEAMTLSTKVAVLNDGFIQQLDSPERIYNQPANLFVAGFVGSPQMNLLTLPCKGRYAMLGNTKVLLPDMPTVPPKIILGIRPENVCIAQPDDTEMIRGKVHLVENLGMHNLVTVRVDSSETEPLTVRALLTPDQKWNEEIELTLSSKSIHWFDIQSGDHLWLH; via the coding sequence ATGGCGAAACTAGAACTGAAAAGCTTAAATAAGACCTATAGTCCGAAAAATATACCAGTTAAAGACATTAATTTGACTGTAGATGACAATGAATTTCTGACTTTACTTGGTCCGAGTGGCTGTGGCAAGTCTACAATACTGCGAATGATTGCCGGGTTAGAGGAATTGACTCGCGGTCAGATATTGCTTGGGGATGAGGATATCACATTGAGGCGACCAGGCGATCGCAATATGGCAATGGTGTTTCAAAGTTATGCCCTTTACCCCCACATGACTGTATACGAAAACTTAGCCTCTGGACTGAAGTTGAAAAAAATCCCTCCTGTTGAGATTCAGCATCGAGTCACAGAAGTTTCAAAACTGCTAGGATTGGCAGAACTATTACAGCGCAAACCCGGACAATTATCAGGGGGACAAAGGCAAAGAGTCGCTGTTGGTCGGGCTTTAGTCCGTCATGCTCAAGTTTACTTACTAGATGAACCACTGAGTAACCTGGATGCCCTTCTGCGTGAAAGAGTCCGGGCTGATATTAAGCAAATATTCGCTACCCAAAAAGCTCCAGTGGTCTACGTCACTCACGACCAAACAGAAGCAATGACACTTTCCACAAAAGTGGCTGTACTCAATGATGGTTTTATTCAGCAACTTGACTCACCAGAACGCATATACAATCAGCCAGCTAATTTATTTGTAGCTGGATTTGTTGGTAGTCCACAAATGAATTTGCTAACACTACCCTGTAAAGGGCGATATGCAATGTTAGGTAATACAAAAGTGCTTTTGCCAGATATGCCCACAGTACCACCGAAAATTATCTTGGGTATCCGTCCCGAAAACGTCTGTATTGCACAACCAGATGATACAGAGATGATTCGAGGAAAAGTGCATCTGGTGGAAAACTTGGGTATGCACAATTTGGTAACTGTGCGTGTTGATAGTTCTGAAACAGAACCGTTGACCGTGCGTGCCTTATTAACTCCAGATCAAAAGTGGAATGAAGAGATTGAATTAACTCTGTCATCCAAGAGTATACACTGGTTTGATATTCAATCAGGGGATCATTTGTGGTTACACTAG
- a CDS encoding phasin family protein, translated as MPGFGDIVQKAFYLGVGLASYAGEKAGGKLTELRSQVQKLADEMVAKGEMNTEEARRFVEEMMKQAQQPATSSTQPEKTAPSEPRRIEILEVDEEPTVKQAAPENVDHLREQVLELQKQLEKLKHDQ; from the coding sequence ATGCCTGGTTTTGGAGATATTGTTCAAAAAGCTTTTTACCTCGGTGTTGGGTTAGCTTCTTACGCTGGCGAAAAAGCTGGGGGGAAATTAACTGAACTGCGATCGCAAGTCCAAAAACTAGCTGATGAAATGGTGGCTAAGGGCGAAATGAACACCGAAGAAGCTCGTCGTTTCGTAGAAGAGATGATGAAGCAAGCCCAGCAGCCCGCAACATCTAGTACACAGCCTGAAAAAACAGCCCCTTCTGAACCTCGTCGCATCGAAATTTTGGAGGTAGATGAAGAACCAACTGTGAAACAAGCTGCACCTGAAAATGTTGATCATTTACGGGAACAAGTTTTAGAACTGCAAAAGCAGCTAGAAAAATTGAAACATGATCAGTAA